The Nitrospira sp. SG-bin1 DNA segment ATATTTTCATAATCTTCGATGGAACGGCCGCTCGCTCGACGTGATAGAGAAGCCTTTTGGGGACCGCACCTTCGGCACCTTCGAAGCATATAGATTTTTTCTGGAAGCCTCCCTCGGCGCCATCGGCCAGAATATGAGGGACCCGCAACGTAAGTATCCATATCTTCCTCTGGGAACCCTTTCCACGGGGTATGACTCCCCAACTATTGCTGTGTTGGCCCGCGCCATGGGCAATACGCAAGTACTGACGTTCCAACAGGGAAGGGAAGGCTTATGCGATAGCGGCGAAACCATCGCGGCCCGCCTCGGCCTGAGTCCCATCGCGCTCGACCGGACCGCCTGGCGACAGGAACCGTACTCTGAGGTTCCATTTCTTGCCGCCGACGCCTATGGGGAAGAAATGCATTTCGTTGCAGCCCGATCCTATTTGCAAGGACGAGTTTTGCTGACTGGGTATCACGGCGACAAAATGTGGGACGCCGGTGCTCATGATCTGTCGCCACATATCGTTCGGGGAGATCCGACCGGCCTTGCTCTGACCGAGTGGCGTTTATGGGTGGGGTTCCTCCATTGCGCCGTGCCCTTCTTTGGAGTGAGGAATATCGAGCAGATCCATCAAGTTTCGACAGGGGACGAGATGAAGCCGTGGAGCATAGGCGGCGACTATGACCGTCCGATCTGTCGACGAATCGTGGAGGAGGCTGGCGTTGAACGCGGACTCTTCGGCCAAAAGAAGAACGCGACGGCTGTCGTGCTTTGGAATCCCAAGGAGGGATTCCTTTCCGAGGAGTCTCTGCAAGACTACGCGCGATGGTTACGATCCCATGTGACGGGATGGTTCATGATCCCGCTGAATTGGAAGATCAACGCGTACAGTCTACTGTGGCGCTTGCCGGGGGGATGGCGTTTTTCCAGATATCCCCCGTATTTCTTCACTCTCTTTCCCTGGGCACTGGAGCACGCCAAGCGGCGGTATATGGGCATGGGCTCCCAGTTTTGACCGAAATCATGTCGGGGCAGGCTACATTCTGGCTGAGTGGCCACTCCCCGCGCGGTGGATGGCTGGGAGGTCCACGGTTGTAATCACCCTTGATTCCCAATCGGGATCACGCGCAGCTCGGGCAGGGTGGATGCCGATTGACCCTCTGACCGCGGCATGTTAGAAACACACCCGCTCTACTCGAAGAGTGAATGTGCGCCCGGATGGCGGAACTGGCAGACGCGCCGGACTCAAAATCCGGTTCTGGCGACAGAGTGGGAGTTCGACCCTCCCTCCGGGCACCAACGAATGTTCAACTGTTCCACTGTTCCACAGCAAGTACCCTCTTGACAGCGATGTACTATTAGCCTAGTTTCTGCCATATTTCTCAAAGGTATGTATGCCGATTGTGATTTCACTTTGTTCAAGTTAACCAAGCTCGATGAAGATCTTCAGGATGATCGCTCGATTCTTTCTACAGGACGACTTGTCCATTTATATTAAGAAGGAGGCAGCACATGCGTAACGTGTTGGCACTGGGAGCCGCCCTACTGTGTGTCGGCTCAATGAATGTTGCAGTGGCTCAAGAGCGACTTCAGCAGTCATCTGGTGGGTCTGCAATGGGTGTGGGAACGGGGGTAGGCGATGTGTCCGGAAATGCCAATCGCGTCCAGACTTTCGATCGTAATGCATTCCTTGATCGCCTCTCCCTTCCTGAGACTATTTACGGCCGTGTCCTGGCCATAGATTTCCCTGGGGGGAAAATGCATCTGGAAACCGGGGGAAGCTCGCATGACGAAGGCCGAGCTGGCGCTGGAGCGATGAGCTCCATGACGGTGTATTTCGACGAAAGAACCAGTCTGGATCAAATCAAGGTATTGAATAACGGTGATGATATCTCTCTCCAGGTAGTCGAGGCAGTCACACCAAGCCAACAGTATGGGGTTGGGCGTAAGATCGTTCGAGAGGTGTACCTATTGCGCGGCAATGAACGACTCGCTGGATTTGGTGGTCTAGGTCAGAGACCGAATCCGTCGACCGAACGAGCCATTGAAACAACCAGTGGCAGTACGACCGGTGGAATAGCAGGATCCGTCCTTCCTGGAAAGATTACAGGTACCGTGGATACCACCATTGGAGAATATACTGCCTCAGCTCCTTGCTGGAATTGCGAGCCGCAACCAGGTTGGGGCTATCAAAATCAAACCAAATCGGATTATGGAACCGATGCGGCGAAGCCCAATCTTGTGAAGGGGATGCAGTAGCCACATCGTGTTTGCGGATCTGGAGGAGGGGGCAGCTTTGGCTGCCCCTTTTTGTTGGGCGTTATTGCTCAACTCCCAGGTTCTTGATAGGCTGACACACAACGTATTGCGTCGCGTTGATTGGCATGATGAACGATCCACAGAAGATGTCCGAAGCGCCGGTGACCGAACTTGATCTACGGGGGGTAATTTGCCCCTACAACTTCGTGAAGACGAAGCTCAAACTGGAGACTCTGAAGGAGGGGCAGGTGTTGGCCGTGCTTCTCGATGACGGAGACCCTATTCGCAATGTTCCCCGGAGTGTCGAGAATGAAGGCCATACGGTATTGTCCCAGGAACGCATCGACCAGGCCTATCGGGTGTTGATCCGTCGAGAGGAGAGTGACTGAGAGCGGCGCACACCTTGGGCGTTCGAATCCGTCCCGGTTTTTTCCCCAAAAACGATTGTGACGTCCCCACCTCCAGCCGGACTGAGTCTCTCGAGTACTTCACCAACGGTCCCACGAATGATGCGCTCGTTTGGTTTCGTCATGTCATAGGCTACAGCGACAGAACATCGAGGCGAGATCGCCTTCAGGATGTGTGGGACCACAGTCCCAGTACAAAAGGCCACGGTCGGGCCCCGCCTTTTGATGGAATCGATAAGGCTTTGGATGGTGCGTGCGGAGGCGCTCGGCAGATGTCCGAAAAAATAGAAAGAATCGCAAGAGAATCCTGCGGCTGTCAGAGCCGTGATGATGGCGGATGGGCCGGGTATGGGAACGACTGGAATGTCATGCGCATGGGCGGCTGCTACGAGGAAAGAGCCGGGGTCGGCGACGAGGGGCGAGCCGCAATCAGAGACCAGCGCCACGTCAATCCCTTGCCGCAACCGTTGTACGAGAACCGCGGCTTTTTCTTTCAGATTTCTGGGTCCGTAGCTTGTCACCGTCGTCTGAATGCCATGATACATGAGGAGCGCTTGGGTGATCTTCGGATCTTCAGAAGCGATCAGGTCTACGTCGCGGAGGGTCCGCACGGCACGCAGGGTCACATCGTCCGGATGGCCGAGGGAGACTGCCACCACATAGAGGATCCCTTTTCGGTTGGAAGGACTGATGGAAGTCCTTGAAGCGCCTACGTTTTGTTGACTCCGTTTCGCTGGCATCGATATAATCCTCCACTTATCTCGTTGACGCTTGATTATTGGGCATCTTGAAGGGCGTTCCCGATGGCAGCGGTCTGTTTCATGATCACGTTAGTCCTGTACATCGTGGCCACGGTGTCATTTCTTTCCTATTCACTGCGACGTTCAGAAGCCTTGTCCCAGGTATCGTTGGGGCTGACCGCCGTGGGCTTCGCTTCCCATACGTTTGTCCTCGGGGCACGAATGTTTGCCGCGTCGTCATCGGCATCTCCCAGTTTTTCCGAAGCGCTCTCCTTTTTTGCGTGGATGATCATTCTCGTGCTGCTCGTGGTTGAGCTGCGTCATCGGATTCATGTGCTGGGGTCCTTCATGGTGCCCTTGGCCTTAGTCTCCTTGGTCTCGGCGGCCGCCCTTCCCGAAACGGAGCCCACCCTCCAGCCCGTGTTCAAGACCTTGTGGTTTCATGTCACACTCAGCATGCTGGGGGCGGTGGGATTTGCCGTGGCATTCGTCGCCGGGGTGATGTACCTGATCCAGGATCGACTCCTCAAGTCCAAACAGTTCAACGTGCTCTACAGCAAGCTGCCCGCGCTCGACTTTCTCGATCATCTCAACCAACAATCCATCGTATTGGGATTCCCGTTGCTCACGTTGGGGATCGTGACGGGAGCCATTTCGGCCCAATTTGCCCGAGGGTCCTATGTCAGTTGGAATCCGGAGCAAACGTGGGCGCTCGTCACCTGGCTGTTCTATTTCATCGTCCTGCTGGGACGATTGACCATCGGGTGGAGGGCCAAACGTGCGGCTTACCTCACGGTGATCGGGTTCGCTTGCGTGATCCTCACGTTGGTCGGCGTCGTCCTGAAAGGACACGGGACATTGTCGTAACATGCTTTTGATCATCCCATGCATCTGATCGTCGTCGGGTTGAGTCACAAAACGGCTCCGGTCGAAATCCGTGAGAGGTTGGCGGTTCCCGAAAGTCGTCTCGGGGAGGCCCTCACTCGCCTCTGTTCGTATCCCGGCGTCAAGGAAGGCATTCTTCTCTCGACGTGCAATCGCGTCGAGGTCTACTCGGTCGTTGATGACATTGAAGCCGGCTATGGGCGCATTCAGGAGTTTCTCGCCGACACGCATCTGTCGTTGTCGTCCGAGCAGTTGACCCCGCACCTCTATTGGCATACCGGCGATCGGGCAATCGGTCACTTATTCAGAGTCGCGGCAAGCCTCGATTCCATGATCATCGGGGAATCTCAAATCCTGGGGCAACTCAAGGATGCCTTTGAAGTGGCGCTGGCTCATAAGACGACCGGCGTGATCATGAACAAGGTCGTCAAAAAGGCCATCTCCGTGGCCAAGCGCGTACGGACTGAAACGAAAATTTCAGAAACGGCGGTGTCCGTCAGCTATGCGGCCGTCGAGCTGGCCAAGAAGATTTTTTCCAACCTCCACGAGAAGACGGTGCTGTTGGTCGGTGCAGGCGAGATGGCCAAATTGGCCGCGAGACATTTGATTGCTCACGGGGTCGGGCACGTCCGCATCACGACGAGGACCGCACAGCATGCGATCGATCTGGCCGACAAGTTCGGAGGGACTCCCGTCCCTTTCGATCAGTTCAAGGACGACATGGCGTCGGCCGACATCGTCCTGGTCTCCACTGGGGCGGCGCACTATATCCTCGACGCCGAGGACGTGGAACGAGCGGTCAAAGAACGGATGAATCGTCCGATGTTCTTGATCGATATTTCCGTCCCGCGAAACATCGATCCATCCGTTCGCCATGTCGACAATGCGTTCCTCTTCGATATCGATGATCTGAAACATCGCGTGGAACAGAATCGCGCCGAGCGACTGCAGGAGGCGGAGCGGGCTGAACGCATGGTATTGGAAGAAGTCGCCACCATGCTCGACTGGATGAAGTCGTTGGAGGTCACGCCGACGATCGTCGCGCTCCGGAGCCGCGTCGACGACATGAAACGGGCGGAGCTCGATAAAGTACTCGCGCGGTTGCCGCATTTGTCGCCTCAGGACCGCGAACTGGTGGAAGGCCTTGCCTCCTCGATCGTGAATAAATTGATTCATCGCACGATGGTCACGCTCAAGACCGAAATCAACTCGTCGAACGGTCCGGCGTTCGTCGAAGCGGCCCGTCGATTTTTTTCACTTGACCGGCAGCCGCCGCCTGTCCAGCAGATCGAGACCTATGCGGACGCGCCGCGCTATCAAGCTGAAGATTCCGCGGAGTCGGGTGCCGGCGATCCGACTCCAGAACCGTCGATTCATAAACAAGCCCGCTGAGCGCGGGGCAACGAAAGAACCCAACGTGTCAATTCCGAACGGCCAACGCTCAACCTTGGTTCTTGGAACGAGAGGAAGCAAATTGGCGCTCTGTCAAAGTGAATGGTTTCAATCCAAGATTCACGAGGTCATGCCGGAAGTCCGAGTCGTGCTCAAGAAGATTCAAACATCCGGCGACAAGATTGTCGACGTGCCGTTGGCCAAAATCGGGGGCAAGGGCCTGTTCGTCAAGGAAATTGAGGACGCGTTGCTCGCCGGTGAGATCGACTTCGCCGTGCACAGTATGAAGGATGTTCCGGCGCAATTACCCGAGGGGTTGGAGATTCTCTGTGTGCCTTCCCGTGAGGATGCTCGTGATGCCTTAATCAGTCGGGAAGGACGTACCTTTCGGGATCTTCCGCAGGGAGCCACCATCGGGACGGCGAGTCTTCGCCGTCAAGCGCAACTGTTACAGGCCAGGCCGGATCTAAGGATCGCGATGCTGCGAGGCAACCTGGACACACGATTGAGGAAACTCAAAGAGGGACAGTTTGACGCCATCGTCTTGGCCGCTGCCGGTCTGCACCGGCTAGGGTGGAGCCAGACCATCACGGAATACCTGCCTCCCATCCTCAGTCTGCCTGCGATCGGGCAGGGTGCCCTCGGTATCGAAGGTCGAGCCAATGATGCATTCGTGCGGTCGGTTTTATTGCGACTCAATCATCCGCAGACCCACACGACCGTGGCGGCGGAGCGGGCCTTCTTGCACCGCCTGGAGGGCGGGTGCCAAGTGCCCATTGCGGCCCACGCCACCCTGTCCGAGGAGCGGCTGGTATTGGATGGTCTTGTCGCCAGCGTGGACGGGAAGACCGTCCTTCGTGATCACATTGAGGGGGCGCGTCAGCAGGCTCACGTTCTTGGCGTTCAGCTGGCCGAGCGACTGCTGAATCGGGGCGGAGACAAAATCCTGCGCGAGATTTACGGATCATCGTGAACGTGGTACGACGAAGCAAGGGAAAAGTCTACCTAGTCGGGGCTGGTCCGGGAGACCCGGGGCTTTTGACCCTTCGAGGAAAAGAGTGCCTTGAGCAAGCCGACGTGGTGCTCTACGATTATCTCGCCAATCCCATCCTCCTTGCTTATGTCCCGGACCAGGCGGAGCGGATTTATGTCGGGCGGAGAGGCAAGGGTAAATATCCAGAGCAGGAAGCCATCAATCGACTATTGATTGAACGAGCCAAGGCAGGCAACGCGGTGGTGCGGCTGAAGGGGGGCGATCCCTATGTCTTTGGACGAGGCGGAGAAGAAGCGGAGGTGCTCGCCTCGGCGGGGATTGAATTCGAAGTCGTTCCTGGGGTGACCGCTGCCGTTGCCGTTCCCGCGTATGCCGGTATTCCGGTAACTCATCGAACGCTGGCTTCTACGCTGACCATTGTCACGGGACATGAAGATTCCGAGAAGCCTACCACGGCCTTGGACTGGTCACGATTGGCGGTGAATCAAGGGACCGTTGTCTTTTTGATGGGCATGAAGAATCTGTCAACGATCACGTCGACCTTAATGGCCGAAGGGCGTCCTGGGTCGACTCCCGTGGCCGTCATTCGGTGGGGAACGAGAGTTTCACAGCAGACCGTCGTCGGCACGCTGGCGGATATCGTGGACAAGGCCGCGGCTGCACACATGGAGCCGCCGACGGTCATCGTGGTGGGAGAGGTCGTTCGGCTCAGACCTCAACTCAACTGGTTCGAGCGGCGTCCCCTCTTTGGGAAACGGGTGCTTATGACGCGGGCGAAAGAACAGGCCGGCGAGTTGGCGGCTCGGTTGGCCGGCTATGGAGCTGAACCGGTCGAAGCTCCGACAATTAAGATCGTTCCTCCGCTGGATTGGGCGCCCATCGATCAAGCGATCTCCGAGCTAGAGACCTACCACTGGATTATTTTTACCAGTGTCAATGGTGTGGATCGTTTCATGACGCGGTTATGGGCCAACGGGTTCGATGCACGCTGCTTGGCGGGACGACGGCTTTGCTGCATCGGACCTCGGACGGCTCAAGAATTGGAACGGTTCGGCGTAAGAGCGGATGTGGTTCCGGCAGAGTATCAGGCGGAAGGAGTGTTGGATATGCTTACCCGGCAGGGTGTGAGCAACGTCCGAATTCTGATCCCGCGTGCCGAGGTGGCGCGGGAACTGTTACCGGACGAACTGCGCGCTGCCGGAGCGCATGTCGATGTGATTCCCGTGTACCGAACGGTCGCGCCGGACCAAGACTTCCGGGAGTGGCGGCAGGAACTCATGGATCGGCAGATCCATGTCGTCACGTTCACCAGCTCTTCCACGGTCCGCAACTTCATCACGATGCTGGGCGGTGTCGAAGCGGTGAAACCGCTCTTGCGATCCGTCTTGATCGCGTGTATCGGGCCCATCACGGCCAAGACCGTAGAAGGCTATGGGTTGACGGTCTCGATCATGCCGAAGGAGAACACGATCCCCGCGATGGTGGATGCGATCGCCCATCATTTTGAAAGCCGTGAACAGGTGACCACGGCCGCACTGCCGTGACGCACATGCGAGAGATGGACGGTGGTCATATACAAGAAGGGAGGGTGAGATGGTTCCTGTAAAGTCGTTCATGATTCCCCGGGAAAAGTTTGTGACGGTGCCTCGTGATACCGATACCCAGACGGCCGCCCGTATCATGCGTGATCGCGGGATCGGCAGCTTATTCGTGACCAATGACCGGGAGATTATCGGCATCATCACGGATACCGACATGATGCGCAGGGTGGTAGCGGCCGGTGCGGATGCCACGAAGACGACGGTCGAGCAAATCATGTCGGCGCCGATCATGACGATCGAGGAGAGCAAGACGTTGCTGGATGCCAATGATCTGATGGCGCAGTCCCATCTGCGGCATTTGGGAGTCACGCGCGACGGAAAATTGGTCGGGATCATCTCTGTCCGCGACCTCGTCGTGTTCTTGACGAACCTTCCACGGAAGTAAGGCGAGCGATGGGATTTCCGATCCAGCGACTCCGCCGCCTGCGACAGCATGATTCGTTGCGGCGGATGGTCCGTGAAACGTCATTGTCACCGGCGGATTTTATTTATCCGCTCTTCGTCGTGGAAGGGCAAGATCGCCGCGAAGAGATTGCATCGATGCCGGGCCAATACCGGTTGTCCGTCGATCTGTTAGTTAAAGAGGCGGCTGACATTCAGGCTCTGGGTATTCCGGCCGTCATCCTCTTCGGCATACCGGCGCAGAAAGACGAGCGGGGGAGCTCCGGGTGGGACCCGAACGGCATCGTGCAGCGGGCGGTCAGAGCCGTCAAGCAACAAGTCCCCGGATTGTTGGTGATTACCGATGTCTGTATCGACGAATATACGACTCACGGGCATTGTGGAATCGTCAGGGATGGGAAAATTCTCAATGATGAAACGCTCGAGTGCCTCATCACCATGGCTCGCACCCATGCGCAGGCTGGAGCCGATATGGTTGCACCGTCTGACATGATGGATGGTCGTGTCGCGGCGATCAGGCGGGAATTGGATCGATCCGGGTTCCCTGACCTGCCGATCCTGGCGTACGCAGCCAAATTCTCTTCGTGTTTCTACGCGCCTTTTCGTGATGCTGCTTTCTCCAGTCCTCAATTTGGGGATCGGCAGTCCTATCAGATGGATCCGGCCAATGCGCGCGAAGCGCTGCGCGAGATCGAGCTCGATATCGAAGAAGGCGCCGATATCGTGATGGTCAAGCCGGCGGGGCCTTATCTGGATATCATCGCGA contains these protein-coding regions:
- a CDS encoding preprotein translocase subunit TatB, with translation MNDPQKMSEAPVTELDLRGVICPYNFVKTKLKLETLKEGQVLAVLLDDGDPIRNVPRSVENEGHTVLSQERIDQAYRVLIRREESD
- a CDS encoding HemD protein, whose product is MVRRSKGKVYLVGAGPGDPGLLTLRGKECLEQADVVLYDYLANPILLAYVPDQAERIYVGRRGKGKYPEQEAINRLLIERAKAGNAVVRLKGGDPYVFGRGGEEAEVLASAGIEFEVVPGVTAAVAVPAYAGIPVTHRTLASTLTIVTGHEDSEKPTTALDWSRLAVNQGTVVFLMGMKNLSTITSTLMAEGRPGSTPVAVIRWGTRVSQQTVVGTLADIVDKAAAAHMEPPTVIVVGEVVRLRPQLNWFERRPLFGKRVLMTRAKEQAGELAARLAGYGAEPVEAPTIKIVPPLDWAPIDQAISELETYHWIIFTSVNGVDRFMTRLWANGFDARCLAGRRLCCIGPRTAQELERFGVRADVVPAEYQAEGVLDMLTRQGVSNVRILIPRAEVARELLPDELRAAGAHVDVIPVYRTVAPDQDFREWRQELMDRQIHVVTFTSSSTVRNFITMLGGVEAVKPLLRSVLIACIGPITAKTVEGYGLTVSIMPKENTIPAMVDAIAHHFESREQVTTAALP
- a CDS encoding glutamyl-tRNA reductase, encoding MHLIVVGLSHKTAPVEIRERLAVPESRLGEALTRLCSYPGVKEGILLSTCNRVEVYSVVDDIEAGYGRIQEFLADTHLSLSSEQLTPHLYWHTGDRAIGHLFRVAASLDSMIIGESQILGQLKDAFEVALAHKTTGVIMNKVVKKAISVAKRVRTETKISETAVSVSYAAVELAKKIFSNLHEKTVLLVGAGEMAKLAARHLIAHGVGHVRITTRTAQHAIDLADKFGGTPVPFDQFKDDMASADIVLVSTGAAHYILDAEDVERAVKERMNRPMFLIDISVPRNIDPSVRHVDNAFLFDIDDLKHRVEQNRAERLQEAERAERMVLEEVATMLDWMKSLEVTPTIVALRSRVDDMKRAELDKVLARLPHLSPQDRELVEGLASSIVNKLIHRTMVTLKTEINSSNGPAFVEAARRFFSLDRQPPPVQQIETYADAPRYQAEDSAESGAGDPTPEPSIHKQAR
- a CDS encoding hydroxymethylbilane synthase, with the translated sequence MPNGQRSTLVLGTRGSKLALCQSEWFQSKIHEVMPEVRVVLKKIQTSGDKIVDVPLAKIGGKGLFVKEIEDALLAGEIDFAVHSMKDVPAQLPEGLEILCVPSREDARDALISREGRTFRDLPQGATIGTASLRRQAQLLQARPDLRIAMLRGNLDTRLRKLKEGQFDAIVLAAAGLHRLGWSQTITEYLPPILSLPAIGQGALGIEGRANDAFVRSVLLRLNHPQTHTTVAAERAFLHRLEGGCQVPIAAHATLSEERLVLDGLVASVDGKTVLRDHIEGARQQAHVLGVQLAERLLNRGGDKILREIYGSS
- a CDS encoding delta-aminolevulinic acid dehydratase, whose translation is MGFPIQRLRRLRQHDSLRRMVRETSLSPADFIYPLFVVEGQDRREEIASMPGQYRLSVDLLVKEAADIQALGIPAVILFGIPAQKDERGSSGWDPNGIVQRAVRAVKQQVPGLLVITDVCIDEYTTHGHCGIVRDGKILNDETLECLITMARTHAQAGADMVAPSDMMDGRVAAIRRELDRSGFPDLPILAYAAKFSSCFYAPFRDAAFSSPQFGDRQSYQMDPANAREALREIELDIEEGADIVMVKPAGPYLDIIAMARARTLLPVAAYQVSGEYSMIKAAARAGWLDESRAMMESLLAIKRAGADLILSYFAKNAVKLLH